In Aspergillus fumigatus Af293 chromosome 4, whole genome shotgun sequence, one genomic interval encodes:
- a CDS encoding putative GTPase activating protein (Gyp5), with the protein MSSGGTSAEYNGDAFDDASEVQTTSNPSLTVSIPQSSSTRSLTDSPPSGTNATSQFTEAPPLPSVTQNEDKRDEDTEDARSERQSGTDETPRRTRSPKSPLLTTHRLSTTSLDEVNLASNNLDEVTLQNHDLSQEPMSDVPPVPSRNSASSAQSIPLQGLSGNLPSNSWGSPPVNRTPAQVVPAPAPPLTRKLTGPFAWLSRSSTASREVKSPPPQTSRRNTAASVSTLSSNSELTKHDGEDLDGSAARRPRRSSLKDQFKLLRMRDEGLVSENDGASVASGRASISHSAGSPPSIPEEEEHVSAPPLASPQTVPPTANPNLPPGTVSGISASATDASAPVDWELWQKLVNDGPQALKGPNSEEINAAIKRGIPQTIRGVIWQILADSRNPELEEVYKDLVARGTDKEKQVTNGTGEQESLDSSRASVRSENSTTHSNHGSSQSPSQEIDPEKLAKEQAANEIARKKKAKEDAMALQKLEKAIRRDLGARTSYSRYFVSQGNQDGLFGLCKAYALYDEAVGYAQGMNFIVMPLLFNMDEAEAFTLLVKLMNKYGLREMFINDMPGLHRNLYVFERLLEDWEPALYCHLRRRGVHPQLYATQWFLTLFAYRFPLQLVLRIYDLIFEEGLESTILKFAIAIMRRNAETLLTMKDMTPLTTFLKERLFDVYIDKQPSPSSILESGFFGSSGAADKEVYRADIMVQDACGISLAPGTISTYTAEWEEKVRTEREREAELEGLRNTVANQSARIRLLEEQAEASDKEHVQLASELVHLKVENEELSDINDALKFQVSELKIVVDKQPAEVEEKLRTEMDRIMKRNMEVQNENRSLSEQMAEMERELVEAKMQWAEIHEKYENLKQKWSDLRKALD; encoded by the exons ATGTCTTCTGGAGGAACCAGTGCCGAGTACAACGGG GATGCATTTGATGACGCCTCTGAAGTACAGACTACCAGCAACCCCAGCCTCACCGTCTCGATTCCTCAGAGCTCATCTACGCGCTCTCTCACAGACAGTCCTCCGAGCGGAACAAATGCAACATCTCAGTTCACCGAAGCTCCGCCTCTCCCATCTGTTACTCAGAACGAAGATAAGAGGGATGAGGACACTGAAGATGCCAGGTCGGAAAGGCAGTCCGGGACGGATGAAACGCCTCGCAGGACCAGATCTCCAAAATCGCCCTTGTTGACGACCCACCGACTATCGACGACTTCTCTTGACGAGGTGAATCTTGCTAGTAACAACTTAGACGAGGTTACCCTGCAGAATCATGATTTGAGCCAGGAGCCCATGTCCGACGTTCCCCCTGTACCTTCCCGAAATTCAGCATCCTCTGCTCAAAGCATACCCCTCCAGGGACTATCTGGCAACCTTCCTTCCAACTCATGGGGATCACCTCCCGTGAACAGGACCCCGGCCCAAGTGGTCCCTGCTCCAGCGCCGCCCTTGACCCGAAAACTCACTGGCCCATTTGCCTGGCTTTCCCGAAGCTCAACGGCAAGTCGCGAAGTCAAGTCGCCTCCACCGCAAACTAGTCGGCGGAACACGGCTGCGTCCGTCTCTACCCTCTCAAGCAATTCCGAGTTGACCAAgcatgatggagaagatTTGGATGGTTCAGCGGCCAGGAGACCAAGGCGCAGCAGCCTAAAGGACCAATTCAAGTTACTAAGGATGCGGGATGAAGGACTGGTTTCGGAGAACGACGGAGCAAGTGTCGCGTCAGGACGGGCAAGCATCAGTCATTCTGCTGGAAGTCCTCCCAGTATacctgaagaagaagaacatgtCTCTGCTCCACCTCTTGCATCGCCACAAACTGTTCCGCCTACAGCCAATCCCAATTTGCCCCCGGGAACAGTCTCGGGAATATCTGCTTCTGCCACCGATGCGTCTGCGCCTGTCGATTGGGAGCTGTGGCAGAAACTTGTAAATGATGGTCCGCAGGCGCTCAAAGGACCGAACTCAGAAGAGATTAATGCGGCCATCAAGCGAGGAATCCCCCAGACCATTCGAGGAGTCATCTGGCAGATTCTGGCTGACAGTAGGAATCcggagctggaagaggtcTACAAAGATCTCGTTGCCCGCGGCACGGATAAAGAAAAGCAAGTCACAAACGGTACAGGGGAACAGGAGTCCCTGGATTCATCTCGCGCATCTGTGCGATCGGAGAACTCAACCACGCACTCGAATCATGGATCTTCTCAGAGCCCCTCCCAGGAGATCGACCCTGAGAAGCTGGCTAAAGAGCAGGCGGCTAACGAGATAGCTCGCAAAAAGAAAGCTAAGGAAGATGCCATGGCACTTCAAAAACTGGAGAAGGCTATTCGTCGCGACCTTGGTGCGCGCACCAGCTATTCTCGGTACTTTGTGTcacaaggaaatcaagatGGTCTGTTCGGTCTGTGTAAAGCCTACGCTCTCTACGATGAGGCCGTGGGATATGCGCAGGGGATGAATTTTATTGTCATGCCACTCCTATTCAAC ATGGATGAGGCCGAGGCCTTTACGTTACTAGTGAAGCTGATGAACAAGTATGGCCTACGGGAGATGTTTATCAATGACATGCCTGGTCTCCATCGCAATTTGTACGTCTTCGAACGTCTGCTGGAAGACTGGGAGCCAGCCCTGTACTGTCACCTTCGCCGGCGAGGTGTTCATCCCCAACTTTATGCCACTCAATGGTTTCTGACCCTTTTCGCCTACCGTTTCCCGCTACAACTTGTTCTCCGGATCTACGATTTGATATTCGAAGAAGGTCTTGAGAGCACCATTCTCAAGTTTGCAATCGCTATCATGCGCCGCAATGCTGAGACCCTACTGACAATGAAGGACATGACACCACTGACTACTTTCCTGAAAGAACGCCTGTTCGACGTCTACATTGATAAGCAGCCTTCACCATCTTCAATTCTTGAGTCGGGGTTCTTCGGCAGCTCTGGCGCAGCGGACAAGGAGGTCTATAGGGCGGATATCATGGTGCAGGATGCTTGTGGAATTTCCCTGGCCCCCGGAACGATTAGCACCTACACTGCGGAGTGGGAAGAAAAAGTGCGGACGGAGCGAGAGCGTGAAGCTGAACTGGAGGGGCTCAGGAACACCGTGGCCAACCAAAGTGCCCGGATACGCCTCCTAGAAGAGCAAGCCGAGGCATCTGATAAAGAGCATGTACAGCTTGCTTCAGAACTCGTGCACCTCAAGGTGGAGAATGAAGAGCTCTCTGACATCAATGATGCTCTGAAATTTCAGGTTAGCGAGCTGAAGATTGTTGTGGACAAGCAGCCCGCAGAGGTTGAGGAGAAGCTTCGCACAGAAATGGACCGGATAATGAAGCGCAACATGGAAGTTCAAAACGAAAATCGGTCTTTGTCAGAGCAGATGGCAGAAATGGAGAGGGAGCTTGTGGAGGCGAAGATGCAATGGGCTGAG ATACACGAAAAGTACGAGAACCTCAAACAGAAATGGAGTGATCTCCGCAAAGCTCTTGACTAG
- a CDS encoding Dabb family protein, with amino-acid sequence MAPIERITLFNVPKAEDRARILEQYKILAKTALKDGKPYILSAAAGESFPDPRNKGFNISVKTTFASLEDMEYYDKECEAHKALRAVAGPVKEDVLTTYFESVL; translated from the exons ATGGCCCCTATTGAACGCATCACTCTTTTCAACGTTCCCAAGGCGGAAGACCGTGCCCGCATCTTGGAGCAGTACAAGATTCTTGCgaaaacagctttgaag GATGGGAAACCGTATATTCTCAGCGCCGCGGCTGGCGAGTCGTTCCCCGATCCTCGCAACAAGGGCTTCAATATCTCTGTGAAGACGACCTTTGCCTCATTGGAGGACATGGAGTACTATGATAAAGAGTGTGAGGCGCATAAGGCGCTGAGAGCTGTGGCGGGGCCGGTGAAGGAAGATGTTCTCACAACTTATTTCGAGAGTGTTCTGTGA